The following proteins are encoded in a genomic region of Syntrophorhabdus sp.:
- a CDS encoding TRAP transporter small permease, which produces MKSFLKGVHKVILFMQGISGVVLTFVIVLTTADVLLRIFGHPVPGAVEITAMCGGIVIGFTVPMTSWMKGHIAVDFLLNSWPSRVRNTVETITRCVGIVMFIFIGVNMIRIGRGFQIANEVTGTLELPMYPVVYGIAGGLFALSVVLFCDIVKIYGGEVHE; this is translated from the coding sequence ATGAAGTCATTCCTGAAGGGTGTTCACAAGGTCATTCTCTTCATGCAGGGCATCTCGGGCGTCGTCCTGACCTTCGTGATCGTTTTGACCACGGCGGATGTGCTCCTGAGGATATTCGGGCATCCCGTCCCCGGTGCCGTGGAGATCACCGCGATGTGCGGGGGCATAGTGATCGGTTTCACGGTTCCCATGACGTCGTGGATGAAGGGTCACATCGCGGTTGACTTTCTTCTGAACTCCTGGCCGTCAAGGGTGAGGAATACGGTCGAAACGATCACGAGGTGTGTCGGGATAGTGATGTTCATCTTTATCGGCGTCAATATGATAAGGATCGGGCGGGGTTTCCAGATCGCCAACGAGGTGACGGGCACGCTTGAACTTCCGATGTATCCCGTGGTCTACGGAATAGCCGGGGGTCTTTTCGCCCTGTCGGTCGTTTTGTTCTGCGACATCGTGAAGATCTACGGAGGAGAAGTCCATGAATGA